The following coding sequences are from one Gemmatimonadaceae bacterium window:
- the uvrA gene encoding excinuclease ABC subunit UvrA: MKDAIVVRGARQHNLKGFDLRIPRRAFTVVTGPSGSGKSSLAFDTIYAEGQRRYVESLSAYARQFLERMEKPDVDSIDGLSPAVAIEQKNPTKTSRSTVGTATEIYDYLRLLWARIGRTYCPLCGREMKPDRVQSVADAVAELTPGTRFSVAFPLRMSDEVTHEVVVDNLRAAGFLRLSIDGTVRHLDELDALPIDVTFAKEVLVVVDRLAAGDDARGRLVDAVGTAFREGDGDCVILFNEAVTSPRFPLAASRWRFTERFECANDGTRAPAPTPQLFSFNSPRGACKRCNGFGATLEYDEALIVPYPDRSLRDGAIDPWRMPRYDNKRRALSEYAKRERIPTDVSWQKLSAAQRQKLLHARVRGYKGIFPFLVDLEEKRYKQYIRVFLRQYQSARECPDCHGAKLQPESLQVRVNDRSIAEVSELPVDRLLEWMSSVSLTAFEREVAAHILKEARDRVQFLCEVGLNYLTLNRATRTLSGGESQRIGLANSLGSQLVDTLYVLDEPSIGLHPRDTERLLRLLHRLRDAGNTVLVVEHDPETIRAADFMVELGPGSGERGGQVVFAGPMSRVAESALTGAYLTGQREIPLPARRRRIGPRWITLTGAREHNLKGLDVRIPLGAVTCVTGVSGSGKSTLVHDVLMRALELRIHGEHSAKRHLGEAVGAFDTITGVEALDDVVMIDQSPIGKSPRSNPVTYVKAFDEIRRIFADAPLSRQRGYTAGTFSFNVAGGRCETCEGAGYLEVEMVFMADVYVPCDDCGARRFKPEVLDVRVNGRTIFEVLELTVDEAIRFFPREEKLGQALWQLQQVGLGYLRLGQPATTLSGGEAQRLKIARELALASKKSGKKLYIMDEPTTGLHLEDIRRLAQVFDRLVDAGHTLLIIEHNLDVIKLADWVIDLGPEAGDRGGEVVASGRPEDVARMEQSHTGRWLRTVLPGGDRRAAPLTLESAVLV, translated from the coding sequence ATGAAGGACGCCATCGTCGTGCGGGGCGCGCGACAACACAATCTCAAAGGCTTCGATCTTCGAATTCCGCGACGGGCATTCACCGTCGTCACTGGCCCATCGGGCTCCGGGAAATCATCCCTCGCCTTTGACACCATCTACGCCGAGGGCCAGCGCCGATATGTCGAGTCGTTGTCCGCCTATGCGCGGCAATTCCTCGAGCGCATGGAGAAGCCGGACGTCGACTCCATAGATGGCCTCTCGCCGGCCGTTGCGATCGAGCAGAAGAATCCCACGAAGACGTCTCGATCGACGGTTGGAACGGCCACGGAGATTTACGACTACCTCCGCTTGCTCTGGGCGCGGATCGGACGCACGTATTGCCCGCTCTGCGGGCGCGAGATGAAGCCGGATAGGGTGCAGTCGGTTGCCGATGCCGTCGCCGAGCTCACCCCGGGCACTCGCTTCTCCGTTGCCTTTCCGCTTCGAATGTCGGACGAGGTGACGCACGAGGTCGTCGTCGACAACCTGCGCGCCGCCGGTTTTCTTCGACTCAGCATCGACGGGACCGTTAGGCATCTCGACGAGCTGGATGCACTGCCGATCGATGTGACCTTCGCGAAAGAAGTACTCGTCGTCGTCGATCGTCTCGCGGCTGGCGACGACGCACGCGGCCGACTCGTCGATGCCGTCGGGACAGCATTTCGCGAGGGCGACGGAGACTGCGTGATTCTCTTCAACGAGGCGGTGACGTCGCCGCGATTCCCACTTGCCGCCTCACGATGGCGCTTCACCGAGCGGTTCGAGTGCGCGAACGATGGGACGCGCGCACCCGCCCCGACGCCGCAGCTATTCTCGTTCAATAGTCCGCGCGGAGCATGCAAACGTTGTAACGGATTCGGCGCGACGCTCGAGTACGATGAGGCGCTCATCGTTCCCTATCCGGATCGTTCGCTGCGCGATGGCGCGATCGATCCGTGGCGCATGCCGCGTTATGACAATAAGCGTCGAGCACTTTCGGAATACGCAAAGCGCGAGCGCATACCGACCGATGTCTCCTGGCAGAAGCTCTCCGCGGCGCAGCGGCAGAAGCTGCTGCACGCGCGCGTACGCGGCTACAAGGGCATTTTCCCGTTTCTCGTCGATCTCGAGGAAAAGCGCTACAAGCAGTACATCCGCGTATTCCTCCGACAGTATCAGAGCGCTCGTGAATGCCCCGATTGCCACGGCGCCAAGCTGCAACCTGAATCGCTGCAGGTTCGAGTCAACGACCGCAGCATTGCCGAGGTGAGCGAACTGCCGGTCGACCGGCTGCTCGAGTGGATGTCGTCGGTCTCGTTGACGGCGTTCGAGCGCGAGGTTGCTGCCCACATCCTCAAGGAGGCGCGCGATCGCGTCCAGTTCCTGTGCGAGGTGGGACTCAATTACCTGACGCTCAATCGGGCGACGCGAACGTTGTCGGGCGGCGAATCGCAGCGCATCGGTCTCGCGAATTCCTTGGGATCGCAGCTCGTCGATACACTCTACGTGCTCGACGAGCCGTCGATTGGCCTGCACCCGCGCGACACCGAGCGTCTCCTCCGTCTCCTGCATCGTCTGCGCGACGCGGGCAATACGGTTCTTGTCGTCGAGCACGACCCGGAGACGATCCGCGCGGCCGATTTCATGGTGGAGCTGGGACCGGGCAGTGGCGAGCGTGGTGGACAGGTGGTCTTTGCCGGGCCGATGTCTCGCGTGGCCGAGAGCGCGCTCACCGGCGCGTACCTCACGGGACAGCGCGAGATCCCGCTCCCCGCTCGGCGTCGGCGCATCGGCCCCCGTTGGATCACCCTCACCGGCGCTCGCGAGCACAATCTCAAAGGCCTCGACGTCCGCATCCCGTTAGGCGCGGTAACGTGTGTGACGGGCGTCTCGGGTTCCGGAAAGAGTACGCTCGTGCACGACGTGCTGATGCGGGCGCTCGAGCTCCGCATTCACGGAGAACACAGCGCGAAACGGCATCTTGGCGAGGCTGTCGGTGCATTCGACACGATCACGGGTGTCGAGGCCCTCGACGACGTCGTGATGATCGATCAGAGCCCGATCGGCAAGTCACCGCGGTCCAATCCAGTCACGTACGTCAAGGCGTTCGACGAGATCCGGCGCATTTTTGCCGACGCGCCGCTCAGCCGCCAGCGCGGCTACACGGCGGGCACGTTCAGCTTCAACGTCGCCGGTGGCCGTTGCGAGACGTGTGAGGGCGCGGGCTATCTCGAGGTCGAGATGGTCTTCATGGCCGACGTGTACGTCCCGTGTGACGACTGCGGGGCCAGGCGATTCAAGCCCGAGGTTCTCGACGTGCGAGTGAACGGTCGCACGATCTTCGAGGTACTCGAGCTGACCGTCGACGAAGCAATTCGCTTCTTCCCACGCGAAGAGAAGCTCGGTCAGGCGCTGTGGCAGCTGCAGCAAGTCGGCCTCGGATATCTCCGGCTTGGTCAACCGGCAACGACGCTCTCCGGTGGCGAGGCCCAACGACTGAAGATCGCGCGCGAGTTGGCGCTCGCGAGTAAGAAGAGTGGTAAGAAGCTCTATATCATGGACGAGCCGACCACGGGGCTCCATCTCGAAGACATTCGCCGCCTTGCCCAGGTGTTCGATCGCCTCGTCGACGCGGGGCACACGCTGCTAATCATCGAGCACAACCTCGATGTCATCAAGTTGGCCGACTGGGTGATCGATCTCGGTCCGGAAGCGGGCGATCGCGGCGGCGAAGTGGTGGCGAGCGGGCGTCCGGAAGACGTCGCGCGCATGGAGCAGTCGCACACCGGACGCTGGCTTCGGACCGTGCTGCCCGGTGGCGACCGCCGCGCAGCGCCCCTCACTCTGGAGAGCGCCGTCCTCGTTTGA
- a CDS encoding FHA domain-containing protein, with protein MPVLRINDSQHTLGPGKTRLGGGADVDIRVSDDERIGTQAVIDLAEGQSVIQRSGDAAVKVNGVPLGAEPTPLMHGDKIEVAGRELFYAEDTKGGTTRHVMQSEVRSILEKRPGAPRATIGSGGRLVSLVDGKEYLVPERGITIGRDASSDVVVAQNEVSRRHAEIVPSERGYLLHDHSTNGVHVNGVRVLQSQVLNRSDVVRVGGEEFRFYADVIISGTMPAATMPAGATPLTSQAPASPAPVATSARAERPKQPSSTSDDTAGPMPSVAPAAPADTTLRVSAVPDAPAPEPAPAAAAAQPSPAGLAAPAAADSRPVLAILEVINEGVSRGKRFEVRVPLAHVGRGTHNDVVIDDDSVSDIHAKLQRREDGWYLIDLSSTNGTYVGGSRLTHERRLDGAPDVRFGGVKLTFRAADVPVPAAKSTRAIASTPIDRSKIPPRQPRATAPAKPAPVAAPERATGGGFAWKWVIIVIAAVAVAFYLLKS; from the coding sequence ATGCCGGTCCTCCGAATCAATGACAGTCAACACACGCTCGGGCCTGGTAAGACGCGACTCGGTGGCGGTGCCGACGTCGACATTCGGGTCTCAGACGATGAACGCATTGGGACGCAGGCGGTGATCGACCTCGCCGAGGGTCAGTCGGTGATCCAGCGCAGTGGCGATGCCGCCGTGAAAGTGAACGGTGTTCCGCTCGGCGCCGAGCCCACGCCCTTGATGCACGGCGACAAGATCGAGGTCGCTGGGCGCGAGCTGTTTTATGCGGAGGATACCAAGGGCGGGACAACGCGTCACGTGATGCAAAGCGAGGTGCGGTCCATCCTCGAAAAGCGTCCCGGCGCGCCTCGTGCGACGATCGGCTCCGGTGGACGTCTCGTGTCACTCGTCGACGGAAAGGAGTATCTCGTGCCCGAGCGCGGGATCACGATTGGGCGGGACGCAAGCTCCGATGTCGTCGTCGCGCAGAACGAAGTCTCGCGACGGCACGCCGAAATCGTTCCGTCCGAGCGCGGATATCTGTTGCATGATCACAGCACGAACGGCGTGCACGTGAATGGCGTACGCGTTCTGCAGTCGCAAGTGCTCAATCGATCGGACGTGGTTCGCGTTGGCGGCGAGGAATTTCGTTTTTACGCGGACGTGATCATTTCCGGAACGATGCCGGCAGCGACGATGCCGGCCGGGGCGACGCCTCTGACTTCGCAAGCGCCCGCTTCTCCCGCTCCAGTTGCCACGAGCGCACGTGCAGAGCGTCCGAAGCAACCATCGTCGACGAGCGACGACACCGCGGGGCCGATGCCATCCGTCGCGCCCGCAGCGCCCGCCGACACGACGCTTCGTGTTTCCGCGGTGCCCGATGCACCCGCGCCCGAGCCCGCGCCGGCTGCTGCTGCCGCACAGCCGTCACCGGCAGGGCTGGCAGCGCCGGCAGCTGCCGATTCTCGACCGGTGCTGGCCATCCTCGAGGTCATCAACGAGGGCGTGTCACGCGGGAAGCGCTTTGAGGTGCGCGTGCCGCTCGCGCACGTCGGTCGGGGCACGCACAACGACGTCGTCATCGACGACGACAGCGTGTCGGATATCCACGCGAAGCTGCAGCGTCGAGAGGATGGTTGGTATCTCATCGATCTGAGCTCGACGAATGGTACATATGTGGGTGGCTCGCGACTCACGCACGAGCGGCGGCTCGACGGTGCGCCGGATGTACGCTTTGGCGGAGTGAAGCTGACGTTCCGGGCCGCCGATGTGCCGGTGCCGGCCGCGAAGAGCACGCGCGCGATTGCGTCGACGCCGATCGATCGGAGCAAGATCCCACCGCGTCAACCGCGAGCGACCGCGCCGGCGAAGCCAGCGCCTGTCGCGGCGCCCGAGCGTGCGACAGGTGGAGGTTTCGCGTGGAAGTGGGTTATCATCGTGATCGCCGCCGTCGCTGTTGCTTTCTACCTCTTGAAGAGCTGA
- a CDS encoding Ig-like domain-containing protein encodes MRRQRSYAGLVVAIAAAGIVSAFVACSDFTPPGAAGSSSTLSVNPKTVHLNVGGDTQLTAIGASGAIVWSSNDDSIATVSFGKVTAVASGSATIRAVSGTSQATSRVTVTTPAAVALSTTNLFFDGVASGVIPDSQSVDVTNAGQDSLSGLTIDSVTYGAAATGWLDASLTQTTAPAKLILRPKTTALVVGSYTASVSVSSPLLGLPPQLIAVRFTLIRPAAISLSSTTASFSLQQGAALPSQQSITVSDGGDAPLTGLSTGTIVYSSGASGWLDASVAPNAAPASLLLQPNTSGLAPGDYTATVPVTSTIAGVVPAMVTVTYHVTAAPPPPVIVVSPPTATFTAGKNFGSLPVQQSISITSSGIGTVSGLSATASYTGPVTNWLATLTFTGNVTTAPTTLNVQPNTTGLAAGVYTATIHLASTTTGVVAKDIPVTYVIDDLVLDQSSIQFLTTTSTPPAARVVSVSNAGSGSITGVTATVALLSGRADASWSWLSASLASTVPQSPSATSLTLTAGLADSLGDFTALVTVAAPGMVSKTVNVSYRRQATMAGDVLPILQMPSCFNCHSSPTATNVNIGFANTDEAYSSLLNINTTGNANGHTYVVAGDSLNSNLFKLLNGLAPTGYFNMPFPCSNNNASCINSQLRTRIYIWIQQGALKP; translated from the coding sequence TTGCGGAGGCAACGCAGCTACGCTGGTCTTGTCGTCGCGATCGCTGCCGCCGGAATCGTCAGCGCTTTTGTCGCGTGCTCGGACTTCACGCCGCCAGGCGCCGCCGGTAGTTCCTCCACACTCTCCGTCAATCCGAAGACGGTCCACCTCAACGTCGGCGGCGACACGCAGCTCACAGCCATCGGTGCCTCGGGCGCAATCGTCTGGTCGTCGAACGACGACAGTATCGCAACGGTGAGCTTCGGGAAGGTCACCGCCGTGGCCAGTGGATCGGCGACGATCCGCGCGGTGAGCGGCACGAGTCAAGCAACGTCTCGCGTGACCGTTACGACGCCGGCGGCCGTCGCGCTGTCGACGACGAATCTCTTCTTCGACGGAGTCGCATCGGGAGTCATTCCCGATTCGCAGAGCGTTGACGTCACGAACGCCGGCCAGGATTCGCTGAGCGGACTCACCATCGACAGCGTGACCTACGGCGCCGCAGCGACCGGCTGGCTCGATGCGAGCCTAACGCAAACCACCGCGCCGGCGAAGTTGATCCTTCGCCCCAAGACGACCGCGCTCGTCGTCGGCTCGTACACCGCGAGCGTCTCGGTGTCGTCGCCCTTACTCGGCCTTCCACCGCAGCTCATCGCCGTGCGCTTCACGCTGATTCGGCCGGCAGCGATTTCTCTCTCGAGCACTACCGCGTCGTTCAGCCTGCAGCAAGGCGCGGCCTTACCGTCGCAGCAGTCGATCACCGTGAGCGACGGCGGCGACGCGCCGCTCACCGGTCTCTCGACGGGCACGATCGTCTACTCGTCAGGCGCCAGCGGTTGGCTCGATGCCAGTGTTGCGCCGAACGCGGCGCCGGCTTCGCTGTTGCTCCAGCCCAACACCTCGGGCCTGGCACCGGGAGACTACACTGCCACCGTACCGGTGACGTCGACGATCGCCGGAGTCGTCCCGGCCATGGTCACGGTCACCTACCACGTCACGGCGGCACCGCCTCCTCCGGTGATCGTCGTGAGTCCGCCGACCGCGACTTTCACCGCGGGCAAGAACTTTGGCTCGCTTCCAGTTCAACAATCGATCTCGATCACGAGCTCCGGCATCGGCACGGTGAGCGGATTGAGTGCAACGGCGAGCTACACGGGCCCGGTCACCAATTGGCTCGCTACGCTGACGTTCACCGGCAACGTCACGACAGCGCCGACGACGCTCAACGTGCAGCCGAACACCACCGGCCTGGCGGCGGGTGTGTACACCGCGACGATTCACCTCGCCTCGACGACGACGGGTGTCGTCGCGAAGGACATACCGGTCACGTACGTCATCGACGATCTCGTCCTCGACCAGTCGTCGATCCAGTTCCTCACAACCACGAGTACGCCGCCCGCGGCTCGAGTCGTGAGCGTCTCGAATGCGGGCAGTGGCAGCATCACGGGAGTGACCGCCACCGTCGCACTGCTCTCGGGTCGTGCCGACGCAAGCTGGTCCTGGTTGTCGGCGTCACTCGCGAGCACGGTGCCCCAATCACCGAGCGCGACTTCGCTCACGCTCACGGCCGGCCTTGCCGACTCGTTAGGTGACTTCACGGCGCTGGTGACCGTCGCCGCGCCGGGAATGGTCTCCAAGACGGTCAACGTCAGCTACCGTCGCCAGGCGACGATGGCGGGTGACGTATTGCCGATCCTGCAGATGCCGTCATGTTTCAATTGCCACTCGTCACCCACTGCGACCAACGTTAATATCGGCTTCGCGAACACTGACGAGGCGTACAGTTCTCTCCTCAACATCAACACCACCGGTAACGCCAATGGCCACACCTACGTCGTCGCCGGTGACTCGTTGAACAGCAACCTGTTCAAGCTGCTCAACGGCTTGGCGCCGACTGGCTATTTCAACATGCCGTTCCCGTGTTCCAACAACAATGCGTCTTGTATAAATTCTCAACTTCGAACGCGAATCTATATCTGGATTCAACAGGGGGCGCTCAAGCCGTGA
- a CDS encoding GlsB/YeaQ/YmgE family stress response membrane protein → MPLWLYWLVLGLIAGSLAKWILPGRDPAGCLFTILLGIGGALLGGLIGSYVGWGKVTQGELDLRSIGIATVGAIVVLIIGRILRALTKRT, encoded by the coding sequence ATGCCCCTCTGGCTCTATTGGCTCGTTCTCGGCCTCATCGCCGGGTCACTCGCGAAGTGGATTCTGCCGGGCCGAGATCCGGCCGGATGTCTGTTCACCATCCTCCTGGGAATCGGCGGCGCGTTGTTAGGCGGTCTTATCGGCTCGTATGTCGGCTGGGGAAAGGTCACCCAGGGCGAGCTCGATCTCCGTTCGATCGGTATTGCGACAGTCGGGGCCATCGTGGTGCTCATCATCGGCAGGATCCTGCGCGCCTTGACAAAGCGCACGTGA
- a CDS encoding ABC transporter ATP-binding protein has translation MSSPVTEYHEEDALGKAYDGRLMRRLLRYARPYGWLVMGSLSLLAGEGVLQLVGPMLTQRVIDVALPARDVAAAGRMAGLFALALAFSFVASYGETLLTSLLGQRVMRDLRHELFAHLQELPVAFFDRNPVGRLITRVTSDVESLNDLFTAGVVSGMGDLFTLVAISVLMLIIDWRLALASFAVIPFVWMTSSIFQRSVRSAYREIRTRLARINAYLQEHITGMRIVQLFSRERDEAARFDRLNRDHLDAHLKSIRVYALYFPAIEILTTVALASLIVAGARRVEIGALTVGTVAAFLQLVRRFFDPLQDLSDKYNMLQQAMAASERIFKLIDTPIAAGTSALTPKDGARHLTSRKVTVEFHDVWFAYDIAHVARTTTGEQSPEWVLKGVSFRAEPGQTLALVGHTGAGKTTIVNLLLRFYDPQRGRITVNGVDIREMPIDELRSLIGYVQQDIFLFAGDITSNIRLSNPLSEEQVTAAASRVGADRIIRRLPEGYSHVLGERGASISVGERQLLSFARAIAADPALLILDEATSAVDSEIEAEIQSALAVLMSGRTTIAIAHRLSTIVGADEILVLHHGQVRERGTHRQLMAKGGLYERLYRLQTGAAVGRGSGRERTAGRDALVSGM, from the coding sequence ATGTCGTCGCCCGTAACCGAATACCACGAGGAAGACGCACTCGGGAAAGCCTACGACGGTCGGCTGATGCGCCGGCTCCTGCGTTACGCGCGGCCTTACGGGTGGCTCGTCATGGGGTCGCTCTCGTTGCTCGCTGGCGAAGGCGTGCTTCAACTCGTTGGGCCGATGCTGACTCAACGGGTCATCGACGTCGCATTACCCGCGCGCGATGTCGCGGCCGCTGGTCGAATGGCGGGCCTTTTTGCGCTCGCGCTCGCGTTCTCATTCGTCGCCTCGTACGGCGAGACTCTGCTCACGAGTCTGCTTGGCCAGCGCGTGATGCGCGATCTACGTCACGAATTGTTTGCGCATCTGCAGGAGCTGCCGGTCGCGTTCTTCGATCGAAATCCCGTCGGTCGACTGATCACGCGCGTTACGTCCGATGTCGAGTCTCTGAACGACCTCTTTACCGCAGGAGTTGTCTCGGGAATGGGCGACCTCTTCACGCTGGTTGCGATCAGCGTGTTGATGCTCATTATCGATTGGCGACTCGCGCTGGCGTCGTTTGCTGTGATTCCGTTCGTCTGGATGACGTCGAGCATCTTCCAACGCTCTGTGCGCTCTGCCTATCGAGAGATTCGAACGCGTCTCGCGCGCATCAATGCTTACCTGCAGGAACACATCACGGGGATGCGAATCGTCCAGCTCTTCAGTCGCGAGCGAGACGAGGCGGCGCGATTCGACAGACTGAATCGCGACCATCTGGACGCACATCTCAAATCGATTCGCGTCTATGCACTCTATTTCCCCGCAATCGAAATCCTGACGACGGTGGCACTGGCGAGCTTGATCGTTGCCGGCGCGCGACGTGTAGAGATCGGCGCATTGACGGTGGGGACGGTTGCCGCGTTTCTCCAACTCGTGCGGCGCTTCTTCGATCCGCTACAGGATCTCTCCGATAAGTACAACATGCTGCAGCAAGCGATGGCAGCGTCCGAGCGCATTTTCAAGCTCATCGACACGCCAATCGCTGCCGGAACGTCCGCGTTGACGCCGAAGGACGGAGCGCGTCACCTCACCTCGCGGAAGGTGACCGTCGAATTTCACGACGTGTGGTTCGCGTATGACATCGCTCATGTGGCGCGAACGACGACAGGTGAGCAGTCGCCGGAGTGGGTGCTCAAAGGGGTGAGCTTCCGGGCCGAACCGGGACAGACGCTCGCGCTTGTGGGTCACACGGGGGCAGGGAAGACCACGATCGTGAATCTCTTGCTGCGGTTCTATGATCCGCAGCGCGGACGCATCACGGTAAACGGCGTCGACATTCGTGAGATGCCCATCGACGAGCTCCGCTCGTTGATTGGCTATGTACAGCAGGACATTTTCCTGTTCGCCGGTGACATCACGAGCAACATTCGTCTGTCGAATCCATTGAGTGAGGAGCAGGTCACCGCGGCGGCTTCGCGTGTGGGCGCCGATCGCATCATTCGTCGCCTGCCGGAGGGATACTCGCACGTGCTCGGCGAGCGGGGAGCGTCGATCAGCGTTGGGGAGCGACAGCTTCTCTCATTCGCTCGCGCGATCGCCGCCGATCCGGCGCTGCTGATTCTCGATGAGGCGACGAGCGCGGTCGATAGCGAGATCGAGGCGGAGATTCAGAGCGCGCTCGCCGTGCTGATGAGCGGTCGCACTACAATCGCGATTGCGCATCGCCTGAGCACGATCGTGGGAGCAGACGAGATCCTCGTGCTTCACCATGGTCAAGTGCGCGAACGCGGTACGCATCGGCAGTTGATGGCGAAAGGTGGTCTGTACGAGCGACTGTATCGATTGCAGACCGGAGCGGCCGTTGGACGAGGCAGCGGGAGGGAGCGCACAGCTGGCAGGGACGCGCTCGTCAGCGGAATGTGA
- a CDS encoding GlsB/YeaQ/YmgE family stress response membrane protein has translation MGIVAWIVLGLIAGAIAKAIMPGKDPGGVIVTILIGIVGAFLGGFLGNLVTGTGLNGFSLWSILLAVLGALLLLWIYRMTTRGRPTTPTV, from the coding sequence ATGGGTATCGTAGCGTGGATAGTTCTGGGCCTCATCGCCGGCGCAATTGCGAAGGCGATCATGCCGGGCAAAGATCCAGGCGGCGTCATCGTGACGATTCTCATCGGGATCGTAGGTGCGTTCCTTGGTGGGTTCCTCGGCAATCTGGTTACTGGAACCGGGTTGAATGGATTTTCATTGTGGAGCATTCTGCTCGCAGTACTCGGTGCGCTGTTGTTGCTGTGGATTTATCGAATGACAACCCGGGGCCGGCCGACGACACCTACCGTCTGA